A section of the Pediococcus inopinatus genome encodes:
- a CDS encoding 16S rRNA (uracil(1498)-N(3))-methyltransferase: MQRYFTDQPIQLQEVFSVTGDTFHHLVRVMRAKENEQAEFVAANHQVFLGKIKSIDEKSAEILPVKQLEHAVEMPIEVTIACGLSKGEKSEKIVQKGTEMGARHFIFLPTEFSVVKWPAAKIARKIDRLQKIAVGAAEQSHRAYIPTISYCGSLRELMQWPGKFKIVAYEESAKQGEHTQLHHQIAQMQANDEVLALFGPEGGLSTQEIKKLTDAAFISVGLGPRILRAETAPLYFLTAISVFTEMR, translated from the coding sequence ATGCAACGATATTTTACAGACCAACCAATTCAACTACAAGAAGTTTTTTCTGTAACGGGAGATACTTTTCACCACTTGGTTCGAGTAATGCGTGCCAAGGAGAATGAGCAGGCCGAATTTGTAGCTGCTAATCATCAAGTCTTTCTTGGAAAAATTAAAAGTATTGATGAAAAATCAGCAGAGATTTTGCCAGTTAAACAACTTGAACATGCTGTTGAAATGCCAATAGAAGTTACTATTGCATGTGGCTTATCAAAAGGTGAAAAAAGCGAAAAGATTGTCCAAAAGGGAACTGAGATGGGTGCTCGTCATTTTATATTTTTGCCAACAGAATTTTCAGTTGTCAAATGGCCAGCAGCAAAAATCGCCCGTAAGATTGATCGTTTACAAAAAATTGCCGTTGGAGCCGCTGAGCAATCACACCGTGCTTATATCCCTACAATCTCTTATTGTGGCAGTTTACGAGAACTTATGCAGTGGCCTGGTAAGTTTAAAATTGTTGCGTATGAAGAATCTGCAAAACAAGGGGAACATACGCAGTTGCATCATCAAATTGCTCAAATGCAGGCAAATGATGAGGTGCTCGCGCTTTTTGGCCCAGAAGGTGGTCTATCCACCCAAGAGATTAAAAAATTGACCGATGCTGCTTTTATTAGCGTCGGGTTAGGTCCTCGTATTTTGAGAGCTGAAACGGCCCCATTATATTTCTTAACAGCTATTTCCGTTTTCACCGAAATGAGGTAG
- the hisS gene encoding histidine--tRNA ligase codes for MKYQRPKGTADILPDEAVAWSYIETTAKKLFDNYRFHEIRTPIFENFEVFSRSAGDTSDIVTKEMYDFRDKGDRHITLRPEGTAGVVRAFVENKLYGPEHIKPVKLYYTGPMFRYERPQSGRLREFHQIGVEAFGSESPNLDVEVISMGMQLLKKLGIHNLKLVINTLGDQTTREAYRAALIAYLEPHFDELSDDSKVRLHKNPLRVLDSKDKDDQKLVADAPSILDYLSPESASHFETVKNLLKALNIDYTVDASMVRGLDYYNHTIFEIMANDKALGKGDVTVCAGGRYNGLVEELGGPETPGIGFGLGVERLLLLMQAQNAPLPAINPLDVYVVGIGDETKAETLKIVEKIRSNGFSADQDYLDRKPKAQFKTADRLNTKIVITIGNDELTNKVVNLKVMATGEEQQVKLEDVYKNFPELFGKFLEK; via the coding sequence ATGAAATATCAACGTCCAAAAGGTACAGCGGACATCTTACCTGATGAAGCTGTGGCATGGAGCTACATCGAAACTACCGCAAAGAAATTATTTGATAACTATCGATTCCACGAAATTCGCACCCCAATTTTTGAAAACTTTGAAGTGTTTTCAAGAAGTGCTGGAGATACATCTGATATTGTGACTAAAGAGATGTATGATTTCCGTGACAAAGGGGATCGCCACATTACCCTACGTCCAGAAGGCACTGCCGGGGTTGTACGTGCATTTGTTGAAAACAAACTTTATGGGCCAGAACACATCAAACCAGTTAAACTCTATTACACGGGTCCAATGTTCCGTTACGAACGTCCACAATCAGGGCGGTTACGTGAATTTCACCAAATTGGAGTTGAAGCATTTGGAAGTGAAAGTCCTAATTTAGATGTTGAAGTTATTTCAATGGGAATGCAACTTCTCAAAAAACTTGGCATTCATAATTTGAAACTAGTTATTAATACGTTAGGTGACCAGACTACCCGCGAAGCTTATCGTGCCGCTTTGATTGCTTATTTAGAACCACATTTTGACGAGTTAAGTGACGATTCTAAGGTCCGCTTACACAAAAATCCTTTGCGTGTACTTGATAGTAAAGATAAGGATGATCAAAAACTTGTGGCAGATGCGCCTTCAATTTTGGATTATCTATCACCTGAATCTGCGAGCCATTTCGAAACCGTTAAAAATCTTTTAAAAGCTTTGAATATTGATTATACCGTTGACGCATCCATGGTTCGCGGCTTGGATTATTATAATCACACAATCTTTGAAATCATGGCTAACGATAAGGCTCTTGGAAAAGGCGATGTGACCGTTTGTGCTGGTGGCCGTTATAATGGCCTCGTTGAAGAGCTTGGTGGCCCTGAGACACCAGGAATTGGGTTTGGATTGGGCGTTGAACGTTTGTTGTTACTTATGCAGGCTCAAAATGCTCCATTACCAGCAATTAATCCTTTAGATGTATACGTTGTTGGCATTGGTGACGAAACAAAAGCTGAAACTTTAAAAATTGTCGAAAAGATTCGCAGCAATGGCTTTAGTGCTGATCAGGATTATTTAGATCGAAAACCCAAAGCCCAGTTTAAAACGGCTGATCGTCTAAATACCAAAATTGTCATTACCATTGGAAATGATGAATTAACAAACAAAGTCGTTAACTTAAAAGTGATGGCAACAGGTGAGGAACAACAAGTTAAATTAGAAGATGTTTACAAGAACTTTCCAGAATTATTTGGTAAGTTTTTAGAAAAGTAG
- the dtd gene encoding D-aminoacyl-tRNA deacylase, which yields MKVVLQRVKQAQVSIEHKVVGKIGQGYLLLVGFENQDTEQELDYLVHKIINLRVFEDQNQKMNLNIKQVEGQILSVSQFTLYANTRHGNRPSFTEAGDPQKAADLYQTFNKKLSETGLKVGTGEFGADMQVELCNDGPVTIIFDTDQLQK from the coding sequence ATGAAAGTTGTTTTACAGCGGGTTAAACAGGCGCAGGTTTCCATTGAACACAAGGTAGTGGGAAAAATTGGCCAAGGCTATTTATTGCTGGTTGGTTTTGAGAATCAAGATACGGAACAAGAACTTGATTATCTAGTTCATAAAATAATTAATTTACGAGTTTTTGAAGATCAAAATCAGAAAATGAATTTAAATATCAAACAGGTGGAAGGTCAGATTCTTTCTGTTTCCCAATTCACACTTTATGCAAATACTAGACATGGCAACCGGCCGAGTTTCACTGAGGCAGGGGACCCACAAAAAGCTGCAGATTTGTACCAAACCTTTAACAAAAAGCTTTCGGAAACTGGCTTAAAAGTTGGCACAGGTGAGTTTGGCGCTGATATGCAAGTTGAACTATGTAACGATGGACCGGTGACAATTATTTTTGATACTGATCAGTTACAGAAATAA
- a CDS encoding HAD hydrolase-like protein has translation MDLFWDFDGTLFDTYPIMVKSLKQALEVNGITDQKAHDLYWQMRQGSLGETLKSLASTYNLNYTTLESTYRTNEAQLLEEAQPFDQAYEVCQKNIQKNGRNFLLTHRDIQAKGLMQHHGFDSLFSGGVTGTDKFPRKPDPASLNFLIKKFQTEKKTAIMIGDRNLDILAAHNADIKGILFDPDHLIQVTSQPEKRIKNLAELLPLIISH, from the coding sequence ATGGATTTATTCTGGGATTTTGACGGCACACTATTTGATACGTATCCGATCATGGTTAAAAGTCTTAAACAAGCATTAGAAGTCAACGGGATCACTGACCAGAAGGCACACGACCTATATTGGCAAATGCGTCAGGGCTCATTGGGGGAAACTTTAAAAAGTTTGGCATCGACCTATAATTTAAATTACACAACTTTAGAAAGTACCTACCGGACCAACGAAGCTCAGCTATTAGAGGAAGCACAACCTTTTGATCAGGCCTATGAAGTTTGTCAAAAAAATATTCAAAAAAATGGCCGTAATTTTTTATTAACACATCGAGATATTCAGGCAAAAGGGTTAATGCAGCACCATGGGTTTGACTCACTTTTTAGTGGGGGAGTTACTGGCACGGATAAGTTCCCAAGAAAACCAGATCCTGCTTCCTTAAATTTCTTGATCAAAAAGTTTCAGACAGAAAAAAAGACTGCCATCATGATTGGTGATCGCAATCTTGATATTTTGGCAGCCCACAATGCTGATATAAAGGGAATTTTATTTGATCCTGATCATTTAATTCAGGTTACTAGTCAGCCAGAGAAAAGGATAAAAAATTTAGCTGAATTATTGCCTCTTATTATTTCTCACTAA
- a CDS encoding N-acetylmuramoyl-L-alanine amidase has product MYTNIRTSVKNNRLQILLILVFLIATITFTHALFSSKTVRVGLDNVAVRNGPSLSYSQMGTLNSGKRVTVLKKKNGWLRVRYNDQKLGWIPSWLTNRKFGFKQATKLSEATIVLDPGHGGNDSGALGINQKNEEKTYTLKTAKVVKKSLEDQGARVFLTRSTDTYVGLAARANLSNEKKADAFISFHYDSAPENDSGSGDTTYYYHKKTSLKLAEMVNTQLKTKISLNNRGVQFGDFEVTRDNTQPALLIEGGYINTAKDFKQIRTETYRKQVASAVTSGLTNFFSEK; this is encoded by the coding sequence ATGTACACAAATATTCGTACCTCAGTTAAAAACAATCGACTTCAAATTTTACTCATTTTAGTTTTTCTCATTGCAACAATTACTTTTACACACGCGCTTTTTTCTAGTAAGACCGTACGTGTAGGCTTAGATAATGTTGCAGTACGCAATGGGCCATCGTTATCCTATTCGCAAATGGGCACCTTAAACTCTGGTAAACGCGTAACTGTTTTAAAAAAGAAAAACGGGTGGCTGCGTGTTCGTTATAATGACCAGAAACTTGGCTGGATTCCTAGTTGGCTTACGAATCGGAAATTTGGTTTCAAACAGGCAACTAAGCTATCTGAAGCGACCATTGTCCTTGATCCCGGCCATGGCGGCAATGATTCCGGTGCTTTAGGTATTAACCAAAAAAATGAAGAAAAAACCTACACTCTAAAAACCGCAAAGGTGGTAAAAAAATCCTTAGAAGACCAAGGTGCTCGCGTTTTCCTAACTCGATCTACTGATACTTATGTCGGATTAGCGGCAAGAGCAAATTTGTCTAATGAAAAGAAAGCAGATGCGTTCATTAGTTTTCATTACGATTCAGCACCTGAAAATGATTCAGGCTCTGGCGATACCACTTATTATTATCATAAAAAAACATCATTGAAACTGGCCGAGATGGTAAACACTCAACTCAAAACTAAAATTAGTTTAAATAATCGTGGCGTCCAATTTGGTGATTTCGAAGTTACACGGGACAATACCCAACCTGCCCTACTTATTGAAGGTGGCTATATCAATACCGCCAAAGATTTTAAACAAATTAGAACGGAAACTTATCGCAAACAAGTGGCTTCTGCAGTGACAAGTGGTTTAACAAATTTCTTTAGTGAGAAATAA
- a CDS encoding RelA/SpoT family protein translates to MSQEPVLSAQDVLNMCRKYMNADHVAFVQKACDFSTYVHKDQYRQSGEPYIMHPIQVAGILADLKMDPATICAGFLHDTVEDTLITLGDIEELFGHDVAVIVDGVSKISKIRYKSNQEQLAENHRKLLLAMSKDIRVIIVKLADRLHNMRTLEHLRPDKQRRIANETLEIYAPLADRLGISTIKWELEDISLRYLNPQQYYRIAHLMNSRRDQREEYIALAISDIQKALDDLKVTEVDIYGRPKHIYSIYRKMVDQHKQFSQIYDLLAIRVITKSIKDCYAVLGAIHTRWKPMPGRFKDYIAMPKANMYQSLHTTVVGPEGKPLEVQIRTEEMHRVAEYGVAAHWAYKEGKTDKVAASETGNKLNWFKEIVELQDESKDAADFMDSVKGDLFGDRVYAFTPKGDVFELAKGSGPLDMAYTIHTEVGNHTTGAKVNGKIVPLDYKIKNGDIVDILTSTNSAGPSRDWINLVSTRRARNKIKQFFRQEDRSENVDKGHEIIEHQLRQTGFDPVEILEPAKLEKVANKLHYTSVNDMYAAIGFGDLAPTGVANRLTDDVRAKQEEDRKRREEKELLEDHQTISNENETEQERKKKSSSSGIIIEGADNLLVRLSHCCNPVPGDPIVGYITKGRGVSVHREDCPNVVNAEEHDERLIGVEWADPNDSHNNYAADLEVQGYNRNGMLNDILKKVNNTTRYLNSVNGKVDHNRMVTISLTVGVRNLDHLNHIMDNLKIVKDVYVVERPSH, encoded by the coding sequence ATGTCACAAGAACCCGTACTTTCCGCCCAAGATGTTTTAAATATGTGTCGTAAATACATGAATGCAGATCATGTGGCCTTTGTCCAAAAAGCTTGCGACTTTTCGACTTACGTTCATAAGGATCAATATCGGCAATCTGGGGAACCTTACATTATGCATCCCATTCAAGTTGCCGGTATTTTAGCAGATTTAAAAATGGATCCGGCCACAATTTGTGCTGGGTTTCTTCATGATACCGTTGAAGATACATTAATTACGCTTGGCGATATTGAAGAGCTTTTCGGTCATGATGTTGCGGTTATTGTAGACGGCGTCTCCAAAATCAGCAAAATCCGTTATAAGTCTAATCAGGAACAGCTAGCAGAAAATCACCGGAAGTTGTTGCTTGCCATGTCAAAAGATATTCGCGTAATCATTGTCAAACTAGCGGATCGCTTGCACAACATGCGCACTTTGGAACATTTACGACCTGATAAACAACGGCGAATTGCCAATGAAACATTGGAAATTTATGCACCCCTTGCAGACCGTTTAGGTATTAGTACGATTAAGTGGGAATTGGAAGATATTTCCCTCCGCTATTTAAATCCTCAGCAATATTACCGAATTGCTCATTTGATGAATTCACGGCGTGACCAACGGGAAGAATATATTGCCTTGGCGATTAGTGATATCCAAAAGGCTTTGGATGATTTAAAGGTTACAGAAGTAGATATCTACGGACGACCAAAACATATTTATTCGATTTATCGGAAGATGGTTGATCAACACAAACAGTTTAGCCAGATTTATGATTTGTTGGCTATTCGGGTGATCACCAAGTCTATCAAGGACTGCTATGCCGTTTTGGGAGCTATTCATACCCGGTGGAAACCAATGCCAGGTCGATTCAAAGATTATATTGCCATGCCTAAAGCCAATATGTATCAGTCTTTGCATACGACAGTCGTTGGCCCAGAAGGTAAACCCCTAGAAGTTCAGATTCGAACTGAAGAGATGCATCGGGTTGCTGAATATGGTGTTGCGGCTCACTGGGCTTATAAAGAAGGAAAGACCGACAAGGTTGCGGCAAGTGAAACAGGCAACAAGCTAAACTGGTTTAAAGAAATCGTTGAACTTCAGGATGAAAGCAAAGATGCGGCTGATTTTATGGATTCTGTTAAAGGGGATCTATTCGGTGATCGAGTTTATGCGTTTACGCCTAAAGGTGATGTATTTGAACTTGCAAAGGGTTCCGGCCCACTTGATATGGCCTACACTATTCATACCGAAGTGGGTAATCATACCACGGGAGCTAAAGTAAATGGCAAAATTGTTCCATTGGATTACAAGATCAAAAATGGAGATATTGTTGACATTTTAACTTCTACAAATTCTGCCGGTCCGAGCCGTGATTGGATTAACTTAGTATCTACTAGGCGGGCTAGAAATAAAATTAAACAATTCTTCCGTCAAGAAGATCGGTCTGAAAATGTTGATAAAGGCCATGAAATTATTGAACATCAATTGCGTCAGACTGGTTTTGATCCAGTGGAGATTTTGGAGCCCGCTAAGCTGGAAAAAGTAGCGAATAAGTTACACTATACGTCAGTCAATGATATGTATGCAGCGATTGGGTTTGGTGATTTAGCACCTACAGGAGTTGCCAACCGACTAACTGATGACGTCCGTGCTAAGCAAGAAGAGGATCGAAAGCGACGAGAAGAAAAAGAACTGCTTGAAGATCATCAAACAATTTCTAATGAAAATGAAACAGAACAAGAACGCAAAAAGAAAAGTTCATCCAGCGGAATTATTATTGAAGGGGCAGATAACCTTCTAGTTCGGTTAAGTCATTGTTGTAATCCTGTTCCAGGTGACCCGATTGTAGGGTATATTACAAAAGGCCGTGGTGTTTCAGTCCATCGAGAAGATTGTCCCAATGTCGTCAACGCTGAAGAACACGACGAACGGCTAATCGGAGTGGAATGGGCAGACCCCAATGATTCACATAATAATTATGCGGCAGACTTGGAAGTCCAAGGGTATAATCGTAACGGAATGTTGAACGACATTTTGAAAAAAGTGAATAACACAACCCGTTATTTGAATTCTGTAAACGGAAAAGTTGATCATAATCGGATGGTTACGATCAGTTTAACTGTGGGGGTTCGAAACTTGGATCATTTGAATCATATTATGGATAATTTAAAAATAGTGAAGGACGTTTATGTTGTGGAACGGCCATCGCATTAA
- the prmA gene encoding 50S ribosomal protein L11 methyltransferase has product MKWTELSVQTTNEAVDAVSVILEDAGSDGVKIEDADDYKNLRAGKFGEILDLEDIPHIENGALVTGYYVSSSDIKALVSKIESQVLALKKFGLNPGSGKVIQKPLEETEWQTEWEKYYHPVRVTRYLTVVPSWESYQKTSPEEKILKLDPGMAFGTGTHPTTQLCLQALEMYLRGGEKVIDVGTGSGVLSIAASKMGASEIKAYDLDQVAVNSAVENLKLNPDVKNVQLGTNDLLAGIQAQADIVVANILAEIIVPLVPQAKACLKPNGIFITSGIIKEKLPTVLSALQDQKFKIIEILQMKDWRAVVAQIPTD; this is encoded by the coding sequence ATGAAATGGACTGAATTAAGCGTACAAACCACAAATGAAGCTGTGGATGCTGTTAGTGTTATTCTTGAAGATGCTGGATCTGATGGCGTTAAAATTGAAGATGCAGATGATTACAAAAATTTACGAGCTGGCAAGTTCGGTGAAATTTTAGACTTAGAAGATATTCCCCACATTGAAAATGGGGCCTTGGTCACCGGCTATTATGTGTCTTCAAGCGATATTAAAGCATTAGTCTCTAAAATTGAATCTCAAGTATTAGCTTTAAAAAAATTTGGTCTAAATCCTGGATCTGGGAAAGTTATTCAAAAGCCACTAGAAGAAACCGAATGGCAAACCGAATGGGAGAAATATTATCATCCAGTTAGAGTAACTCGCTATTTGACGGTGGTGCCCAGTTGGGAAAGCTATCAAAAAACTTCTCCTGAAGAAAAAATCTTAAAGTTAGATCCTGGAATGGCATTTGGAACAGGAACCCACCCGACTACCCAGTTATGTTTGCAGGCTCTAGAGATGTATCTACGCGGTGGTGAAAAGGTAATTGACGTGGGAACAGGTTCAGGAGTTTTAAGTATTGCTGCGAGCAAAATGGGAGCAAGTGAAATTAAAGCTTATGACCTTGATCAGGTTGCCGTTAATTCAGCAGTAGAAAATTTAAAGTTGAATCCGGATGTGAAAAATGTTCAACTGGGAACAAATGATTTATTGGCAGGTATTCAAGCCCAAGCTGATATTGTCGTGGCCAATATTTTGGCCGAGATTATTGTCCCTCTAGTTCCGCAGGCGAAGGCTTGTCTGAAACCTAATGGAATCTTCATTACTTCAGGGATTATAAAAGAAAAACTACCAACCGTTCTTTCGGCACTACAGGACCAAAAATTTAAAATAATTGAAATTCTCCAAATGAAAGATTGGCGAGCAGTAGTTGCACAAATACCCACAGATTAG